A region of Phalacrocorax carbo chromosome 7, bPhaCar2.1, whole genome shotgun sequence DNA encodes the following proteins:
- the MB21D2 gene encoding nucleotidyltransferase MB21D2 isoform X2 encodes MVQKLDQKLPVANEYLLLSGGVREGVVDIDLDELNVYARGTDYDMDFTLLVPALKLHDRNQPVTLDMRHSALCHSWLSLRLFDEGTISKWKDCCTIVDHINGATNYFFSPTKVADWFYDSISIVLSEIQKKPQRGMPKVEKVEKNGTIISIILGVGSSRMLYDIVPVVSFKGWPAVAQSWLMENHFWDGKITEEEVISGFYLVPACSYKGKKDNEWRLSFARSEVQLKKCISSSLMQAYQACKAIIIKLLSRPKAISPYHLRSMMLWACDRLPASYLAQEDYAAHFLLGLIDDLQHCLVNKMCPNYFIPQCNMLEHLSEETVMLHARKLSSVRSDPAEHLRTAIEHVKAANRLTLELQRRGSTTSIPSPQSDGGDTNQPDDRLAKKLQQLVTENPGKSISVFINPDDVTRPHFRIDDKFF; translated from the coding sequence ATGGTTCAGAAACTTGACCAGAAGCTGCCTGTAGCCAATGAGTACTTGCTGCTTTCAGGTGGTGTGCGGGAAGGTGTTGTGGACATTGATCTGGATGAGCTGAATGTTTATGCACGAGGCACAGACTATGACATGGACTTCACCCTGCTTGTGCCCGCACTGAAGCTGCATGACCGCAACCAACCAGTCACGCTGGACATGCGCCACTCGGCTTTGTGCCACTCCTGGCTGAGCCTGCGTCTGTTTGATGAAGGAACTATCAGCAAATGGAAGGACTGCTGCACGATCGTTGACCATATTAACGGAGCTAccaattatttcttctctccaACAAAAGTTGCAGACTGGTTCTATGACTCCATTAGCATTGTCCTCTCTGAGATCCAGAAGAAGCCTCAGCGAGGGATGCCAAAGGTGGAGAAGGTAGAAAAGAATGGGACTATTATATCCATAATTTTGGGAGTGGGCAGCAGCCGCATGCTGTACGACATTGTCCCCGTGGTGTCCTTCAAAGGTTGGCCAGCTGTGGCACAGAGCTGGCTGATGGAGAACCACTTCTGGGATGGGAAGATCACAGAGGAGGAAGTCATAAGTGGGTTTTACTTAGTGCCTGCATGTTCCTACAAGGGAAAGAAGGACAATGAATGGAGGCTGTCGTTTGCCAGAAGTGAAGTGCAGCTGAAAAAGTGCATCTCCAGCAGCCTCATGCAAGCCTATCAGGCCTGCAAAGCTATCATCATCAAATTGCTGTCCCGCCCCAAAGCCATTAGCCCATATCACTTGCGGAGCATGATGCTGTGGGCTTGCGACAGGCTACCAGCCAGCTACTTGGCCCAGGAGGATTACGCAGCCCATTTCCTCTTGGGTCTCATTGATGATCTCCAGCATTGCTTGGTCAACAAGATGTGCCCTAACTATTTCATCCCCCAGTGCAacatgctggagcacctctctgaaGAAACTGTTATGCTGCATGCACGGAAGCTGTCCTCAGTCCGCTCAGACCCTGCCGAACACCTTCGAACTGCCATCGAACATGTCAAAGCAGCCAACCGGCTAACACTAGAGCTTCAACGGCGGGGCAGTACCAccagcatcccctccccacAGTCAGATGGAGGAGACACCAACCAGCCTGATGACCGATTAGCCAAAAAGTTGCAACAGCTAGTGACTGAGAACCCTGGGAAGTCCATCTCCGTCTTCATTAACCCAGATGATGTCACAAGGCCCCACTTCAGAATTGATGATAAATTTTTCTGA